Part of the Nothobranchius furzeri strain GRZ-AD chromosome 2, NfurGRZ-RIMD1, whole genome shotgun sequence genome, gtgtggactattATGTGTCTGTTTAATGTTgtcttatggctaaatctttgaccacagaaatcacaggcaaaaggcttctgtcctgtgtgaactctcatgtgattgCTTAAAGTAATCTTTTTGCTAAATCCTTgaccacacagctcacaggcaaaaggcttctgtcctgtgtgaactctcatgtgattgCTTAAAGTAATCTTTTctctaaatctttgaccacagagctcacaggcaaaaggtttctgtcctgtgtggactctcatgtgtattTTTAAAGTTTCTTTACGGCtatatctttttccacagagctcacagacaaaaggcttctgtcctgtgtggaccctaatgtgactgtttaaatttgaaTTTACACTAAATTGTTTTCCACAGtcgtcacaactaaatgattttggcTCTTTCTGGAACTTCCTGcatgagtctacatgttgctCCACTCTGACACTTTTCTTTTTAACCAAACAACTTGAAGACATTTTTGGTGAATGACctgtcactctcacatgtttaCTACACTCAGGACAGTTAAAGGATTTGTTGACAGTCCTAATATCTGACTCGGAAGACCTGTTCTTAGAGCAGTCACAGTCTtcgtctccagtttcagacccagagtctgactgcTCAAATTCTACATtcacatcatcatcctcttcatcatctccactaacttcagtctctgaagaatcagatgtctgtTCATGAAGGTTCAGATCAGCGTTCCTGCTActctctgctcctccaccagtttctgctgtcatctggtcagctgagctgctggttggaacatctctgtcttgtagttgctgctgatgaagctgtgagatcagaggtttctcttcatcatcctcactctttatagtaaCTACAGTGActggaaacctggcagcatcagtctcctccttcagatGGATCTGCTCTCCCTCCAaactggtccagagttcctcctgttcctcctttatgtggaggtgttctgggtcctgctggttctcatcaggagcttcttctttaaccagcaccagctgttgaacatctgtaggaatCACAAACATGATGTGAATGAATGATGAATGGAACTTCACATTCACACATATAACAGTAGTATTATTGCTTTAAGTTGGTGAGAACAGAACTGACTCAGAAAACAGGAAATTACTTtgcaaaaattttttttcttctttttattgttttttgaatgctttgtaattccaaccggac contains:
- the LOC129160626 gene encoding gastrula zinc finger protein XlCGF57.1-like, translating into MDTDVQQLVLVKEEAPDENQQDPEHLHIKEEQEELWTSLEGEQIHLKEETDAARFPVTVVTIKSEDDEEKPLISQLHQQQLQDRDVPTSSSADQMTAETGGGAESSRNADLNLHEQTSDSSETEVSGDDEEDDDVNVEFEQSDSGSETGDEDCDCSKNRSSESDIRTVNKSFNCPECSKHVRVTGHSPKMSSSCLVKKKSVRVEQHVDSCRKFQKEPKSFSCDDCGKQFSVNSNLNSHIRVHTGQKPFVCELCGKRYSRKETLKIHMRVHTGQKPFACELCGQRFREKITLSNHMRVHTGQKPFACELCGQGFSKKITLSNHMRVHTGQKPFACDFCGQRFSHKTTLNRHIIVHTGQKPFSCELCGQRFSRNSTLNNHMRVHTGQKPFACEHCGQRFGRKATLVNHMRVHTGEKPFACELCNQTFGRKDTLNDHMRVHTGQKPFACKLCGQRFSRKLTLNRHIITHTRQKSFACERCGQKFSHKTYLNNHMKVHTGHNEQEVWFTDKTVVNGFCHQISETTPCSDTGVLICGTESNVSGY